The DNA sequence TTGTCCTGGTAAAGCTGCAATAATATCACTCTTTAGGCTCAGGCCGGAATTTTATGGTGAAGAAGAGAATAAGCAGCTTTTTGTGGAGAGATCTATTAAAGAGGCGGTTCATGAGCTTGGTCACGCCTTAGGTTTAAGGCATTGTAAAAATCCGTTATGCGTAATGTATTTTTCGCTTCATATAGGTATGACTGATAGGAAAATGCGAAAGTTCTGTGAGGAATGCGCGATAAAGCTGAGACATTTAATTACTAAAAACTAATCAATAAGAAAATGTTTACGGAATCTTTTAGGTGATTGGAATGATTTATGTGATAGGTATTGTTGGAAGCCCAGGAATCAGCGGCAATACCGAAATTCTTGTTGCAGAGACATTAAAGACTATTGCTGAAGGAAACATTAAAACCGAGCTTATAAGATTAGCTGATAAAGAGATTAAGCCATGTGATGCATGCCTATCATGCAGAAAAACAGGTGAATGCCGCATAAAGGATGATTTCCAAGAAATCTTCGATAAAATGATGAAAGCTGACGGCATAATATTAGCCTCGCCAGTCTATTTCGGATCGACAACACCTCAAATAATGGCCTTAATTGATAGAGCCGGGTATATTTCAGGTGCAAAGGGGAGAGTCTTTGAAAATAAGGTTGGTGGACCAATAGTTGTGGCTAGAAGGGCAGGTCAAAATTTTACCCTAGCCCAACTACTATTCTTCTTTATGCAGCAAGGAATGATTGTCCCAGGATCAACATATTGGAATATCGCTTTTGGAATAGAGAAGGGTAATGTTTTGAGCGATGAAGAAGGCTTGAGAACTATAAGAAACTTTGCTAAAAAGATGGTTTGGCTGATAAAAAGATTAAAGGCATAGAGTAAAAACAGTTAATTTTAATCCTTGAACTTCACGTGATCTTTAACTTATTATCTAGCTATCCCTTGCTGATTTAAATGAGACAATTTTAGGTTGTTATTCGCCAACAATCTTCTTAAGTTCATCAAGTAGTCTCTTCGCGTGTTCTAAGGCTTCTTCAATAAATCCGTATCCCCTGTATGGAGCGGCCGCAACTTCAATATTTGACATCTCATTAATTTTATGCTTTATTTTTTCTTTATCCATGATATTTAAAGCATCTCTTAGATCTTTAAGGCTCATCAGCACTCTTTTTGCATCATAGGAGAAGAATTCATATGGTTTAATGAGCCTTTCTATTGCCTCTATCTCACGTAAGGCATTACTTACACTCATCCATCACACCAAGAGAGAATATAACCCAAAAAGTATAAATAAATTATTGAGTGAAAGCCCTTTGTAATGGACGGTGTTGGCAATTCTAAAGGGGCAGAATAGGGTAATGATAAATATTCTTGGAGTATATATTTAAAGTCATAGAGCTTCGGTGATTCTAAATGACTGGCAGCAGCGAAATCAAGCCTAAACGCATCCTCTTTGTCTGCACAGCCAATATTGATCGTAGCCCAACTGCCGAAGCCCTACTAAAAAATATTAGGGGCTTTGATGCTCAATCTGCTGGTGTGTGGTTTAATGCTAGAAGAAGGATCTCAGAAGATCTTATTGAATGGGCTGACCTAATATTTGCTATGGAAGAATATCACAAAGATATTATAGTATCTCTAAAGCCTGATGCGGAAAATAAAGTGGTTGTGCTCAATATACCAGATATTTATTTAAGGAATGACCCGGAATTAATAAAGATTCTGAAAGTGAAGTTATCTGAATACTTGAATATAAACTGGGATGAAAAGTCAGCGTCTTCCAGCAGCAATAATATTGACCACCACTAATTTTCGCCACTTCATATAGCGTATTCTTGCTGCCTAGAACATACTCTTAAGTAGGGAAAGCTCGGAGACATTTTACACTAGAGACTTTAAATAATTTTAAAAAATTAGGGTGAGGTTATGTGGAATTTAACGTTGTTCCTCTCTAATCTTCTTAGCTAATGCTTCAATCCTTTCGGCTGTGCTATTAAGTATTTCAGCAACTTCCTTGATTATTTGTTCATCAACTCGTTCTACTAGAGCCTCTCTTAAGTTAATAAAGGATCTAATGACTCGTTCAAAAGATTCTTGGACTGCGCCGATTCTCTCTGCGGGCGGGATTGGTGGAGTAAGCCACATAAAGCGGGGGGCAAAGAAGGCCATCTTCCACATCTTCTCCCTAATCTTAGCCTGTTCTTCCAAAAGTTTTAAACCCTGATCAGTTATAGTATAACGTCTTACGCCGCCCTCTTCACCTAGAACCTCCTTAATATAGCCTTTATCCTGTAACCATGCTAAAAGTGGATATATTGATCCTGGGCTAGGTCTCCAGAAACCATGAGTTTCTTTTTCAATAGCATCCATTATCTCTGAGCCAGACATAGGCTTTTCTTTTAACAGCCGAAGAACATGGAATCTTAGGAAACCTTTAGGAACACATGCTACATGCCTTTTCATATTTTTCCACGTCATAGGTGGCATGGGTGGATGATGCATATGCATGATATCACCATTGATATCAAATTTGATATCAACTATATAAGCTTATCTCTAAAGGAGCAACCTAAAATTTAAATTTTTTAAGAATAGAGATGTTTATTGCCTTTCGAGGTGTACAGTGAGATGGTTAGTGCAGCGGATTTCGTTGGCAGGGATGTTATTTCAATAAAGGATTTCACCCGTGAAGAAATTGATTATATATTGGGGATTGCCGGTGAAATGGAGCATTTAGTTAAGAAGGGTTCAGACATTCTTAAAGGTCGGATTATGGCAACGCTATTCTTTGAACCAAGTACTAGAACTAGGTTAAGCTTTGAAACTGCCATGTATAAGCTCGGCGGCTCAGTTATAGGTTTCACTGAACCTGAGATGTCATCCGTTAAGAAGGGCGAGAGCCTAGCTGATACTGTTCGTGTTGTTGAGAAATATGCTGATGTGATGGTTTTGCGTCATCCAGCTGAGGGTGCAGCCCGCTTTGCAGCTGAATATGCTAAGGTGCCAGTTATAAATGCTGGTTCAGGCGCGGAGGAGCATCCAACGCAGGCCCTCCTAGATTTATACACTATT is a window from the Candidatus Bathyarchaeia archaeon genome containing:
- a CDS encoding flavodoxin family protein, encoding MIYVIGIVGSPGISGNTEILVAETLKTIAEGNIKTELIRLADKEIKPCDACLSCRKTGECRIKDDFQEIFDKMMKADGIILASPVYFGSTTPQIMALIDRAGYISGAKGRVFENKVGGPIVVARRAGQNFTLAQLLFFFMQQGMIVPGSTYWNIAFGIEKGNVLSDEEGLRTIRNFAKKMVWLIKRLKA
- a CDS encoding protein tyrosine phosphatase → MTGSSEIKPKRILFVCTANIDRSPTAEALLKNIRGFDAQSAGVWFNARRRISEDLIEWADLIFAMEEYHKDIIVSLKPDAENKVVVLNIPDIYLRNDPELIKILKVKLSEYLNINWDEKSASSSSNNIDHH
- a CDS encoding PadR family transcriptional regulator; its protein translation is MHHPPMPPMTWKNMKRHVACVPKGFLRFHVLRLLKEKPMSGSEIMDAIEKETHGFWRPSPGSIYPLLAWLQDKGYIKEVLGEEGGVRRYTITDQGLKLLEEQAKIREKMWKMAFFAPRFMWLTPPIPPAERIGAVQESFERVIRSFINLREALVERVDEQIIKEVAEILNSTAERIEALAKKIREEQR